A single Thunnus thynnus chromosome 6, fThuThy2.1, whole genome shotgun sequence DNA region contains:
- the nr1h5 gene encoding nuclear receptor subfamily 1, group H, member 5: protein MREWMELEMSFSAGGFLSTSDGYCSTEQLQYYDMLADPLGYPLQDPDLQLLPYSQQQYSPSNLPFSLYGSPSSSTSSPSSSSSSSQPCHPSYHYSPHCLEVPCDPSPEPHCGGLGQGLGVAGLTLGRRSRVGPGGKSRGQDELCVVCGDKASGYHYNALTCEGCKGFFRRSVTKKAVYHCKSGGGCEMDMYMRRKCQDCRLRKCRAVGMLAECLLTEVQCQSKRLRKGGKGRGQEEEDNTDSRRVSSTSRLPGQASSASLTREQKYIVDRMVEAHRLYRAQDSSHCRLFEWPCAEEGEGLSDVVSPHLQRLLQFARTVPGFDLLDFPDQSSLLSISSLEIMFLLSAQQFSNNPTSPSPALQLFNMSTHNWLRNVESKENIHSRMLVNSGSSEDLLAPVLNFFHSMAALQVTEAEYTLLTATALLCSDRASLLAASCVEKMQELILDLLSRMCGTHAGAARGGPQRFGRLLGRLTELRTLRHNYLLLTRQQSGH, encoded by the exons ACATGCTGGCTGACCCTCTGGGCTACCCCCTGCAGGACCCCGACCTCCAGCTGCTCCCTTACAGCCAGCAACAGTACAGCCCTTCCAACCTGCCCTTCTCCCTCTACGGCTCTCcgtcctcctccacctcctccccctcctcctcctcttcctcctcgcaGCCCTGCCATCCTTCGTACCACTACAGCCCCCACTGCCTGGAGGTGCCCTGTGATCCCAGCCCCGAGCCCCACTGTGGAGGCCTCGGTCAGGGGCTCGGAGTGGCAGGGCTTACTCTGGGGCGGAGGTCACGAGTGGGGCCGGGAGGGAAGAGCAGAGGTCAGGACgagctgtgtgttgtgtgtggagATAAGGCGTCGGGGTATCACTACAATGCTCTGACCTGTGAGGGATGCAAAG GTTTCTTCAGGCGTAGCGTGACAAAAAAAGCTGTGTATCACTGTAAGAGCGGCGGAGGCTGTGAGATGGACATGTACATGAGGAGGAAGTGCCAAGACTGCCGGCTGAGGAAGTGCCGCGCCGTGGGAATGCTGGCTGAGT GCCTTCTGACGGAGGTGCAGTGCCAGTCTAAACGACTGAGGAAAGGAGGTAAAggcagaggacaggaggaagaggacaacacagacagcaggaggGTCAGCTCTACCAGCAGGCTACCTGGACAG GCTTCGTCTGCCAGTTTAACCCGAGAACAGAAGTACATTGTGGACAGGATGGTGGAGGCCCATCGACTGTATAGAGCGCAGGACAGCAGCCACTGCAGG ttgtttgagTGGCCGTGTGCAGAAGAAGGGGAGGGTCTGTCTGATGTCGTATCACCTCACCTGCAAAGACTGCTGCAGTTTGCCAGGACAGTGCCAG GTTTTGACCTCCTGGACTTTCCAGACCAGAGCTCTCTTTTGTCCATCTCTTCACTGGAGATCATGTTCTTACTCTCAGCGCAGCAGTTCTCCAATAACCCAACAAGCCCCAGTCCAG CCCTGCAGCTTTTCAATATGTCAACACACAACTGGCTGAGAAATGTAGAGTCAAAGGAAAACATCCACAGCAGGATGTTGGTCAATTCAG gaagcagtGAGGATCTCCTCGCCCCTGTGCTCAACTTCTTCCACAGCATGGCAGCGCTGCAGGTGACAGAGGCTGAATACACCCTGCTCACCGCtacagctctgctctgctcag ACCGAGCGTCCTTACTGGCAGCCAGCTGTGTCGAGAAAATGCAGGAACTGATCCTGGACCTGCTGTCCAGGATGTGTGGGACCCACGCCGGAGCTGCACGGGGGGGACCGCAGCGGTTTGGCCGTCTGTTGGGCAGACTGACGGAGCTACGGACCCTTCGTCACAACTACCTCCTTTTGACAAGACAGCAGTCTGGACACTGA